The genomic segment GGGCCGTCCGCCAGGAAACGGTGACCGAGCTCGATGGCGAAGCCGATGGCGCCGGGAGCGCCGTTCTTCACCGCGTAGCCGATGCCGACCGGGTTGCGGGCGACGCCCACCCAGCCGCCCGCCTCGACGGAGGCGCGCCGGACCACGTTCGAGGTGGCCTCCAGACGTCCGGAGACAGCGCCCTCGACATAGGCGTACGGCTTGCCGCCCGCGTACCCCTGGCTGGAGCGGTAGTCGTCCATCAGGTGCAGGCCCATCGCGCCCATCACGCTCGACGGGTGGGCACGGCCGTTGCAGGCCAGGTCGATGACGGGCAGGCCGGTCATCGCCGAGTGGAACCAGCCGTTGATCGTGGTCTCGGCGCCGTTCTCGTTGGTGTGGATCGCGACGAGCTCGCCCGGCAGGTCGCGGCGGAGCAGCTCCAGCGCGCGCAGCAGGTGGGTCGGCAGCACCTGCGGGTCGGGCGCGGCGGGGGCGCCGACGAGGGCGACGGTCGCGGTCAGGTCCTCGGCCCGGAACTCGTCGGCGGTCCACAGCTCGGGCGTGCCCACCTGGAGGGCCAGCTCGGCGGTGCGCAGGCCCCGCTCGACGAACCCGCCGCCGCCTCCGCCCAGTACGGCACCGCCGTACACGGCCGCGCGGATGTCGTCGTGGGTCAGCTGTCGCTTCACGGGGTCTCCCAGGGTGGTTCTGTGCGGTACGTACGAAAGGACGAGTGGGTGTCCGGTTACTTGGCGGCCTTGAACAGGCCGTTGCCGAACGAGTAGAGGGCGTCACCTGCGATGGCTCCGCCGGCGAAGACGTCGAGGTCCTCCTTGGCCTTCGGCCCGAGCACGCGCGGGGCGAGGATCCGGACCGCGATGCCGGCGGCGACCATCCAGCCGGCCATCGGCGTGGTGATCAGGAGGCCCGTCGCGAGCAGGATGCCGAGCTGGCGCTTGGACCCGCCGACGAGCTGCACGAGCGCGCCGGGGATCGCCCACAGGGCGAGGTGCTTGGCGGTCTCCACCGACGGGCCCGCCTTGATCGCCGCGACGTACGCGGCGTCGATCGGGGCGGTCTGCCCGTTGTCGAAGAACATCCGGTAGGAGACGACGACGACCACGATGGCGACGCCGAAGCCGATCATCGCGGCGATCAGCTGCTGGCGGCGGCCCTCCAGCTCGAAGGCCGGGTCGGCGTTCTCACCGCGCAGCAGGTGGCCCGCCTTGAGGTCGTACCCCATGTCGGCGAAGGCCGGACCGGTCGCGGCGGTGAAGCCGGACAGAACGACGAGCGCCTCGGGCGGGAAGCCGATGAGGATGCCCAGCAGCAGCGTGATCAGGGCGATCGCGAAGGCGGGGAACCAGCCGGAGTGCATGGAGGCGATTCCGACGAGCAGTTCGTGCAGGAACGCGGCGACCGTGGCGTAGAAGAGGAAGCCGATCAGCATGCCCGGGCTCATGTGCGTGGCGGCACCCGTGCCGAACGCCAGCAGGACGGAGATCACCAGGTAGGCGCCGAAGCCCAGGCGCATCGAGCGGCCCAGGCGCTTCGCGCCGTCCGTGGTGTCCTCCGGAGCGTCGGCCGTCGCGGCCGCGCGGGCGGTCCGGGACTCGTCCGCCGCGCTCCGGCGGGTCTTGACGATGGTGCGGCCGACCTGGACCAGGGCGACCAGACCGGCGCCGATCATCATCCCGTGCGGCAGATACATCGCGTTGAGGTCGAGGCCGAACAGCGGGTCGGCGTACTGGGTGAACAGCAGGCCGACACCGAAGGCGGCCATGGCGCCGAACCCGCCGATGAGCGCCACGCCGAAGGCCGACATGGGCAGCGCGAACGCGGCTCCGACCATCCCGGTGAGCAGCCCGAGGCCGAGCACCTTGGCGCGACGGCCGCCCTCGTCGCCCGCCTTGATGGCCTCGGCGGCGGCGATCCCGGGCGGCCAGGGGTTCTTGGCGGGGAAGGCGGGGGTGTCGTACATGCGGTAGAGCAGCCAGGCGTCGACCAGCATCGCGGCGGAGACCCCGATCAGCATCGGGACGATCATGTTGTCCATCCCGAAGAGGAACGGGATCCCGATCGGCAGGAAGAGGCTGTTCGCGGCGCCGAAGGTGGCCGAGGAGATGCTGGTCTGTGCCAGGTTCTGGGCGTGCACCGAGCGGAACCCACGGAACCAGACGAGCGGCACCCGGGCGAGCGTCATCGCGGCCAGCGCCCCGATCAGCGAGGTGCTGGGGGTGACGCCGAGCGTGGCGAGCAGCTGCACGCCCACGACGGCGCCGAACACGCTGAGCACCACGGTGAGGATCAGGTTGCCGGGCGCGAGGGCGCGCGGATGGCGTCGGGTCTCGCCGGCGCTGGGCGCATCACCCGAGGTGTGCGAAGTGTCCGTGACGGCCTGGGGAGCGGCGTCGGTACTCATGGTTCTCCCGTGCTCCTGATCGGGCGGCGGACTGTTTCGGCCACCGAAAGGTTCCATAATCTGGAACCAGGTCTTAATATGTAGATCTCTGGATCATCCATACGGCGCAGTCAGCCGTCAAGGGAGCAGCCGGATTTCTCGACATGCGGGCAGTCCGCGACAGCGGACGAGGGGCGGTCACGAGTGCGGTCCGGCGCCCCTTACGATCGGACGACACGACTCGGGGGAGCTCGGGGGAGGCGGAAAAACCGGTGAGCACACTCGCCAACGCGCGCGACGTCCTGCGCCTGATGGCGCGCCTGCAGCGCGACCTGACCGTGACGGATGTCGCAGGGGCGCTGGACCTGCCCAAGAGCTCGGTGTCGAGGACGCTGAGCATGATGGCCGAGTACGGCTTCCTCGACCGCGACCCGATGAGCCGCGCCTACCGCCCCGGTGAGCTCGTCATGGAGGCCTCCTACCACTTCCGGGTCTCGCGCAGCACCGCCTCCCTCCTGGAGGAGGAGCTGGCCAGGCTGGTCGCCGACATCGGATACACCGGGTACGTCGACGTGCTCGACGGCGCCGAGTCGCTCGTACTCCACATGCGGATCGGTACGGTCGGCGCCCTCCAGGCGTACACGCCGGCGGGTACCAGGGCGCCCGCCTACGCCAGCTCCATGGGCCGCGCCCTGCTCTCCCGCCTCGACGACGCGCGGGTGCTCCGGCTCCTGGACCCCCGCCTCGAACAGAGCACGGGCACCGCCCCCCGTACCCCCGGTGAGCTGGTCTCCTGTCTGGCCCGCGTGCGTGCCGACGGCTGGGAGTCCTCGCGCGGCGAGTACGTGCCCAACGTCGCCGGGATCTCCGCCGCCGTCCTCGACGGCGACACGGGCCAGGTCTTCGGCATAGGGATCGCGCTGCCCGCCCCCGAACTGCGCGACGAGAACGAGGCGCGCTTCGGCCGGGCCGTACGGGACGCCGCCCTGCGCGTCGGCAAGCGCATCGGCGACCCGTACTGGCTGCGCTACGCGGAGAGCGGCGCCACCCGCTGAGCGGGAGTGCCGGTCAGCTCAGCAGCGGTCCGAGGGCCGCACCCACCACCGCACCCGGTGTGAGGACCGGCACCGTGACCCCGGCCGCACGGAGCGCCCGGTGGTGCCGGTCCCCGTAGCCCATGCAGTCGAGCATCAGCGCGCTCGCGCCCGCTTCCAGGTGGGCGAGAGCCGCCGAGCGCAGCGCCGAAATGTCGTCGGCGTACGGCGAGGCCGTGGCGAACAGCGGCGCCGGAGTGACGGCCCGCCACTTCTCGCGGGCCTCGGGCACCTGCTCGGGCAGCGGCACGACCATCCCGACCTGACTGCCCCGCAGTACCGTGGACACGTACCCCGTCACCAGCGCGTCCGGCTCGACGAGCCGCGCCCGGCGGGTCCGGAGACCGGGGAACACGCCGGTGCACAACAGCACCACGACATCGGCGCCCTCCGTCTCCACCTGGTCCACGCGGGTCTGCAGACCCGTCCCGACGGCCGCGGCGTCCAGCGTCACCGGGCCACCGTCGGCCAGCCTGCTCAGCAGCGTCGCCCCGCCGTCCACCGGCGCGAAGCGCGCTTCGACGTCCGCCCGGGTCAGGCCGTCGAGCACTCCGGCGTGCCGCACCCGCGTCGCCGGCGGCAGATGCGCCTCGATGGCGCCGGACAGGTCCGGGCGTGGTGCCTGACCGATGGTGAGGAACGTCAAGGTGCGCATGATGCCTCGTTCTCCCGGGAGTTCCGGATTATGGACATGGGTTCCGGAAAACGTTAGCCGCATGCGGTGGTGTGCGGTAGGCCCGATCCGGAGAGAACCGTTTTCTTGCCGGTCACCGCGACGAGGACCGTTCACGTGCCGGGCACCAGGTCCGCCCGGCCCGGGGTGCGTGTCCGGTTCGCCGGGCGTCGGATGTCTGCGGCGTTCCTCGGGGCACTGCGAGAATTCGCGGTGACGCCGTCCGCGCTCCGCCGGACGGGCTGACCGGAAGGCGCACCCGAACATGACTGGGCAACAAGACCGCTGGGCGGAACTGACCGGCGGACAGGCCGGAGAGGAGTACGCCCGGCGTTTCGCGCGGCTCGCCGAATCGGGCCACGACATCCACGGCGAGGCCGCCTTCTGCGACGCACTGCTGAAGCCGGCGGCCCGTGTGCTCGACGCGGGCTGCGGCACAGGGCGGATCGCGATCCGGCTCGCCGAACTGGGCCATCACTGCACCGGCGTGGACGTCGATCCCTCGATGCTCGCCGTCGCCCGCCGCGACGCCCCTTCGCAGGAGTGGCTCCTCGCCGACCTGGCCCGTCTGAGCGCCCTCGGGCTGAACCCGGGCTTCGACCTGGTGCTCGCCGCCGGCAATGTCATCCCCCTGCTGGCCTCCGGAACCGAACAGGCCGTCGTCCGGCAGCTGGCCGCCGCGCTGCGTCCCGGCGGCCTGCTGGTGACGGGAATGGGACTGGACGCGGCGCACCTGCCCCTGCCGGAACCGCCGCTGACCATCGAGGAGTTCGACCACTGGTGTGCCGAGGCCGGTCTGGTCCTGCGGCAGCGCTGGGCCACGTGGAGCGGCGACGCCTATGTCCCGGGCTGCGGATACGCCGTCAGCGTGCACTCTCTTCCCGCCATGTGAGTCCGCGCCGTTCCGGCAATCAGGTCACGGGGCGGTGTCCGACGGCTCCCGTCGGCGTGTCCTCGCCGGCATGCGGACGCCGTTCACGGCGAGGCGCGAGCGTACCCGCGCGAGCAGGGCCGCCGGATCGGGCCGGGCCTGCAACGCGCCCAGGACCAGCAGCCACCACTGGTTCAGCCGGGCGCCCAGCTCCCGCTCGCCCGCCACCTCGTCCGTCAGGGTGTAGAGCCCGAAGAAGGAGCACACGAGGGTGGTGGCCGTGCCCGACGGGTCGATTCCCCCGGCGAGTTCGCCTCTCGCCCGCGCCTCGGCGAGCAGCCGCGTCACGGCGGCGGTCCAGCCGGCGAACGGTGCGGGCACGGCCGCGTCGATGCTGCGGCGCTCGTTCCACAGACGGGCGCCGGCGCGGGCTATGACGTCCTCGCGCAGGGTCTGGGCGACATCGAAGCTGAGGGCGACCAGCTTCTCCAGCGGGGGGATGCCCGGAGCGGTGTACCGGGCGTTCAGCTGTGGCCAGCTGGCGAACTGCGCCCGGACGACCGCGAGGGCCAGCTTCTCCTTGCTGGAGTAGTGGAAGTAGATCGCTCCGCTGGTCCGGCCGGAGCGGTCACCGACCTCGTTGATGCTGGTGCCCGCGTATCCCTGTTCGACAAAGAGGTGTGCTGCGGATTCCAGGAGCACTTTCCTGGTTGCTTGCGCTCGGTCTTGCACGGATGTTCCATTCTCGCTCGTCTGTCTGATTGTGCAGGGCGCGGAGCTGCGCCTGGCCCCGGTGCCGGAGGATTCGACGCGCGGAGATTTTATTATTCTTCGACTGTGCCCGCGCGTGGGCGGCATTGATGAATTCGCAAACCGGTTCGCAGCCGGGCCGGCGGGTGCGCTCCTGCGCGTCACTCCGTCCGTGCATTTCTGTTCCGCTCAACCCGGCCTGTTTCAGGCGTGGTTGAGGGCGCGGCTGGAGCTCTGTCGATGGCTCGGCGCGGTGCGCTTCCAGGTGCTCTCGCCGTCTCTGATCGGCTGTCAAACACTCGAAGTAGTGATTGCGTGACGCGCGGCCCGAAAATTAACGTAGTCCCTACGATGTTTCTGGGATCACCTCGGACAGGGCGGAAATCCGTCCGCCGTGGTGTGCCCGGGAGGCGACCTCATTCGTCTTCGCGTGTGTTCACCGAGATCGTTTCGCATGGCGATCTCAGCAGTCGAGTGCGCCTTTCCCGCAGCTTTACGTCACTGCACCCGCCGACCGGGCGGGGTCGGCGCGCTCTCCGAGAACGGCAGAGAAATGACAGCTCATCGCATTTTCTCCTGGTCCCCGTCGGCCATCGTCTTCGATTGCGACGGAACCCTCATGGACACCGAAAGCCACTGGCAGGACGCCCGTCAGCGGGTCTTCAGCGAGTTCGGCCTCCGTCCCCCGGCCGGTTTCGCCGAACGGGCCAAGGGCGTTCACTACACCGAGTGCGGCGCCCTCATGGCCGAGGAGTGCGGGAAACCCGACTTCGTCGACGACATGACCGACAGCCTGCTCAGACACTTCACGGCACTGGTCGCCGACGACCCGGTCACCATGCCGGGAGCGACGGCGCTCGTACGGCTGGCCGCCCGGCACCTGCCGCTGGCGGTGGCGAGCAACTGCCCTCTGGACATGGTGGAGTCGAGCCTCGAACGGGCCGGCCTGCTCGACCACTTCGACCATGTGGTCGTCGCCGGCGACGGCGTACGGCCCAAACCGTATCCGGACGTCTACACGGTCGCCGCCGGACTCTGCGGGGTCCCCCCGCAGGAGGCGCTCGCCGTGGAGGACTCCGTCACCGGCATCGTCTCCGCCCGGAAGGCGGGCCTCCGCGTCCTCGGTACCGGACCGTTCCCCGACGGGCCGGGTGCGGAGCACGCCGACTCCTGGGTCGCGAACCTCGCCGATCCGGACCTGGTGGCCTGGGCGCAGACACGCATCGCTGGGGAGGACTGACACACTCCCCGGACGGACCGGCGAACCGACGGACGGACCGACGGACCGACGGACGGACCGACGGTTCGGCGGACGGACCGGCGGCCCGGCACCGGGTCCACCGTGCGGGTGCCGCCCCGCGGAACGGGGCGGCACCCGACGGCCTCAAGGCCCGCGAACGCTGGAAGACGCATACGGTCCTGGGTCGCGAGGCGGGACGTCCTGCCGGCAGCTCGTGCCGGGCAACGGCGACGCTTTACTGCCGTTCGCCGCCCATCCGTCCCGACGCGCTCTGCCGGATGTCGTCCGCTTCCCCTCACCCGGTGATGCGCAGATGGGGTCCCAGCGAGCGTATGGTGTCGGCCGCCGAGGCGAAGAGCAGGGCGACGCCCACGGCTCCCGGATCGGGTATGCCGGACGCGCGTTCGCCGACGTAACTGGCGCGGCCCATCCGCGCCCGGAGCGCGGCCGTGTCCCGCACGCCCTGCCAGGCGGCATCGGCCGCGAGGGCGAGCGCGTGGTCCGGCGGGGTGCCGTCCGCGGCGCCCCGCAGCGCTTCGGCGGCCGGCGTCAGCGCGTCCACCAGCGTCTTGTCACCGGGCTTCGCGTCACCCACCCGGCGTATCGCGGCGAGACCGTTCTCCGTCCCCGCGGCGAGACCGGTCGTGGTGAGGGCGGGGCCCTCCGCCGCGACGGCCGCGCTGAGCGCCTGGAACAGCAGCCCGAACAGCGGACCGCTGGTGCCTCCGATCTCGTCCAGGAAGGCGCTGGCCGTGCTCCCCAGGGGAGCCGAGGGATCGCCCGCCCCGGCGTTGCCGCCCTCGCTCCGCAGGCGCTGCGCGGCCCGTACCCCGGCGCTGAGGTTCACGCCGAAGTCGCCGTCGCCGACCTGCTGGTCGAGTGTGGTCAGCTCGGTCTCGGTGGCATGGGCCGAAGCCGCGAACCGGTCCATCCAGCCGTTCGTGAACGTGCTGTCGAAAGCTGTAGCCATGGCGTTCTCCTCCAGATCCACGCGTCCCGGTCACCGATCGCCCGGTCACCGCTCACCAGCGCAGTGCCGCGGTGTGTACCGGTGCGTCGTAGTAGCCCAGCGTCCGGGAATCGGCCACCAGCAGAGTGAGGGAGAACCCCCGCATGTCCAGGGCCGTGACGTAGTCGCCGACGAGATGGCGGGCGAGACGGACGCCCCGGTCGTCCAGCACCCGGCCCAGCTCGCCGAAGATGCCGTACAGCTCCAGCGGAGTGACCGCGCCCAGGCCGTTGACCAGTGCCACGACCGGTTCCTCCGGGCCCGGGCGGATCGCGGCCAGCAGGGTGTCGGTCATCTCCTCCACCAGCGCGGAGACGGGGCCCTCCTTCCGGGTGCGGTCGGCGCGCTCGCCGTGGATGCCTACGCCGTACTCCAGCTCTCCGGCGGCCAGTTCGAACGCCGGACGGCCGGTGGTGGGCGCGGTGTGCGCGGTGGACGCGACGGACAGCGTCCGGCAGCGGCCGGCCAGCGCCGCACCGAGCGCGGCCAGTTCGTCCAGGCCGAGGCCCGTGTCGGCGGCGCCGCCGAGGATCTTCTCCACCAGGACCGTGCCGCCGGTGCCCCGACGCCCGGCGGCGATGTCCTCGGAGTCGGACGCGAGGTCGTCGTCGACGAGGACGCGTGCGCAGGGGACGTCCCGGTGGGCGAGGC from the Streptomyces sp. NBC_01335 genome contains:
- a CDS encoding HAD family hydrolase; the encoded protein is MTAHRIFSWSPSAIVFDCDGTLMDTESHWQDARQRVFSEFGLRPPAGFAERAKGVHYTECGALMAEECGKPDFVDDMTDSLLRHFTALVADDPVTMPGATALVRLAARHLPLAVASNCPLDMVESSLERAGLLDHFDHVVVAGDGVRPKPYPDVYTVAAGLCGVPPQEALAVEDSVTGIVSARKAGLRVLGTGPFPDGPGAEHADSWVANLADPDLVAWAQTRIAGED
- the dhaL gene encoding dihydroxyacetone kinase subunit DhaL, producing MATAFDSTFTNGWMDRFAASAHATETELTTLDQQVGDGDFGVNLSAGVRAAQRLRSEGGNAGAGDPSAPLGSTASAFLDEIGGTSGPLFGLLFQALSAAVAAEGPALTTTGLAAGTENGLAAIRRVGDAKPGDKTLVDALTPAAEALRGAADGTPPDHALALAADAAWQGVRDTAALRARMGRASYVGERASGIPDPGAVGVALLFASAADTIRSLGPHLRITG
- a CDS encoding AroM family protein produces the protein MRTLTFLTIGQAPRPDLSGAIEAHLPPATRVRHAGVLDGLTRADVEARFAPVDGGATLLSRLADGGPVTLDAAAVGTGLQTRVDQVETEGADVVVLLCTGVFPGLRTRRARLVEPDALVTGYVSTVLRGSQVGMVVPLPEQVPEAREKWRAVTPAPLFATASPYADDISALRSAALAHLEAGASALMLDCMGYGDRHHRALRAAGVTVPVLTPGAVVGAALGPLLS
- a CDS encoding IclR family transcriptional regulator → MSTLANARDVLRLMARLQRDLTVTDVAGALDLPKSSVSRTLSMMAEYGFLDRDPMSRAYRPGELVMEASYHFRVSRSTASLLEEELARLVADIGYTGYVDVLDGAESLVLHMRIGTVGALQAYTPAGTRAPAYASSMGRALLSRLDDARVLRLLDPRLEQSTGTAPRTPGELVSCLARVRADGWESSRGEYVPNVAGISAAVLDGDTGQVFGIGIALPAPELRDENEARFGRAVRDAALRVGKRIGDPYWLRYAESGATR
- a CDS encoding dihydroxyacetone kinase subunit DhaK is translated as MAAYFENSTDDLVPNALAGFARAHADLVVHDVENGYLAARHTAPSRRVGLLSGGGSGHEPMHAGFVGAGMLDAACPGRVFASPHNRQVYQASLAVAREQGVLHIVKNYTGDRINFGIAAERLAHRDVPCARVLVDDDLASDSEDIAAGRRGTGGTVLVEKILGGAADTGLGLDELAALGAALAGRCRTLSVASTAHTAPTTGRPAFELAAGELEYGVGIHGERADRTRKEGPVSALVEEMTDTLLAAIRPGPEEPVVALVNGLGAVTPLELYGIFGELGRVLDDRGVRLARHLVGDYVTALDMRGFSLTLLVADSRTLGYYDAPVHTAALRW
- a CDS encoding class I SAM-dependent methyltransferase, whose protein sequence is MTGQQDRWAELTGGQAGEEYARRFARLAESGHDIHGEAAFCDALLKPAARVLDAGCGTGRIAIRLAELGHHCTGVDVDPSMLAVARRDAPSQEWLLADLARLSALGLNPGFDLVLAAGNVIPLLASGTEQAVVRQLAAALRPGGLLVTGMGLDAAHLPLPEPPLTIEEFDHWCAEAGLVLRQRWATWSGDAYVPGCGYAVSVHSLPAM
- a CDS encoding ScbR family autoregulator-binding transcription factor is translated as MQDRAQATRKVLLESAAHLFVEQGYAGTSINEVGDRSGRTSGAIYFHYSSKEKLALAVVRAQFASWPQLNARYTAPGIPPLEKLVALSFDVAQTLREDVIARAGARLWNERRSIDAAVPAPFAGWTAAVTRLLAEARARGELAGGIDPSGTATTLVCSFFGLYTLTDEVAGERELGARLNQWWLLVLGALQARPDPAALLARVRSRLAVNGVRMPARTRRREPSDTAP
- a CDS encoding S-methyl thiohydantoin desulfurase domain-containing protein encodes the protein MKRQLTHDDIRAAVYGGAVLGGGGGGFVERGLRTAELALQVGTPELWTADEFRAEDLTATVALVGAPAAPDPQVLPTHLLRALELLRRDLPGELVAIHTNENGAETTINGWFHSAMTGLPVIDLACNGRAHPSSVMGAMGLHLMDDYRSSQGYAGGKPYAYVEGAVSGRLEATSNVVRRASVEAGGWVGVARNPVGIGYAVKNGAPGAIGFAIELGHRFLADGPVGAAQHLGGEIVAKGRVREYRCEQREGLDVGVAVLDDADGTTLHFVNEYMALDLAGDRRASFPDLITTFDEAGQPLASADVAVGEQVSVLVAPAANLLLSTTMYMPEVYAPVESLLGVAFAPEARVLADA
- a CDS encoding OPT/YSL family transporter, producing the protein MSTDAAPQAVTDTSHTSGDAPSAGETRRHPRALAPGNLILTVVLSVFGAVVGVQLLATLGVTPSTSLIGALAAMTLARVPLVWFRGFRSVHAQNLAQTSISSATFGAANSLFLPIGIPFLFGMDNMIVPMLIGVSAAMLVDAWLLYRMYDTPAFPAKNPWPPGIAAAEAIKAGDEGGRRAKVLGLGLLTGMVGAAFALPMSAFGVALIGGFGAMAAFGVGLLFTQYADPLFGLDLNAMYLPHGMMIGAGLVALVQVGRTIVKTRRSAADESRTARAAATADAPEDTTDGAKRLGRSMRLGFGAYLVISVLLAFGTGAATHMSPGMLIGFLFYATVAAFLHELLVGIASMHSGWFPAFAIALITLLLGILIGFPPEALVVLSGFTAATGPAFADMGYDLKAGHLLRGENADPAFELEGRRQQLIAAMIGFGVAIVVVVVSYRMFFDNGQTAPIDAAYVAAIKAGPSVETAKHLALWAIPGALVQLVGGSKRQLGILLATGLLITTPMAGWMVAAGIAVRILAPRVLGPKAKEDLDVFAGGAIAGDALYSFGNGLFKAAK